The nucleotide window GCCGCGCCACCTCAACCGCCTCCAGCGCCTCCTCTCCAAGACGGCCGAGTACTCGCCGCGAAACACCCTCGGCAGCCGGTGGCGCGAGTACCACGGCAGCCACGACTGGAAAGGCATGCTCGACCCCCTCGACGAGAATCTCCGGCGAGAGGTCGTGCGCTACGGCGAATTCGTGCAGGCCGCCTACCACTCCTTCCACTCCAACCCCGCCATGTCAGCAGAGGAGCCGCCGCCGCTCCCCCGTCACATGGTCCTACCCGACAGATCCTATAGGGTCACCAAATCCCTCTATGCCACGTCATCAATCGGTTTACCCAAATTGGTCGATGACGTGGCACCGGATCTTGGGTGGATGACCCAACGCTCTAGCTGGATCGGATACGTGGCAGTCTGCGACGATAGAAGAGAGATTGCTCGTTTGGGGAGGAGGGATATTGTCATCTCCCTCCGAGGGACCGCCACCTGTCTCGAATGGGCCGAAAACATGCGGGCCCAGTTAAGAAATATAGATAATAGCACTACCCAAGAAAAGCCCAAAGTGGAGTGTGGGTTTTTAAGCTTGTATAAAACCCGAGGGACCCACGTGCCTAGTTTGAAAGAATCGGTAATTGAAGAAGTGAAGAGACTCATGGAACTCTACAAAGGGGAAACACTCAGCATTACAATCACGGGGCATAGCTTAGGCGCGGCACTAGCCCTATTAGTGGCGGATGATGTCAGCATGTGCAGTGTCCATGTCCCTTCTGTGGCTGTTTTTTCCTTTGGTGGGCCCAGGGTAGGTAATCGGGCCTTCGGGGACAAGCTCGCGGCCCAAAACGTGAAAGTCCTGAGAATCGTGAACTCGCAGGATGTCATAACTAGGGTTCCGGGAATGTTCGTGAGTGAGGAGCTAGAAAAGAAGCTAAGAACCTCCAAGGTAGGTGCTGGTGTATTGGACATGCTCGATGAGTACTCCCACACCGGAACAGAGCTCCGAGTGGACACGAAGATGTCGCCGTTTTTGAAACCAGATGCTGACATGGCATGTTGTCATGACTTGGAGGCCTACCTGCACCTGGTGGATGGGTTTTTGGCTTCCAACTCTCCCTTTAGGGCGAATGCAAAGAGAAGCTTAGCTAGGTTAATGCAGGACCAAGGTGCCAATGTAAAGAAGTTGTATACTAGCAAGGCCAAGACCTTGAGTGTCAATCTTGAAAGACAGGGATCCTTCTCTATCTCTGGTTGTTTACCTAGTCCTTCATAGAATTAACGGCAAATTTACATTTTGGTTTCCCtgtttatttttagaatttgggGCACCAAATCTAAAATCAGAGATAATCTGAGATATCAAATTTAGACTTTTGtctaaaattaatcaaatgtgAATACAATTAAATGTACCAAGTACAAACAACGTGTTTATAGCATGTGTTTTGTTGCACATGTCtcttttgttattgtttatgtCGTCTCTGCCCAATTTTTTATGCTGCAAGGACGCATTGCACATAGCAttcaaaaagtaaataaaagttggaaatgaaaataattcaGCATGTTGCGCGTCGGTGGCGGTATGCATGAATAGCATTCTCtttcaataactaatttttatcttaaaaaaataattggattgcaatttaacttatttaaggTTCAAATTCTGACATGTGATCTACTTATGCGTGTCAGCAAATTTTTTAAAGgagtttaaaatttttagtaaCAAACCGAAATACTAAATACTAATACTTCATTTTAATCATATgcgtagaagaaaaaaaaaactggagaTCAAACTATTGgaagtaaataatttatgcatTAGTCTTTATATCAGtaattatctaattaattacaaacaaattgTTTATGATAACTGTAAAATTTTATTCACAgtacataaaaatgaaattcaacTACAAAATCTAATATGCATATTTGTGAATATGACTTCTGAGAATTACGCGCGACACCACATCTCTCCAGCTTTGAAAAGGTACCACTTACTTAAAAACTATGTTGGAGAACGAGAAAAAGAGGCAAAGTGCCACACACTGACACACATAAAGAATGTCAACCTTATTCTGAATAGTTTGAAAAGAATAAGGCAAAGAAGAGTGAAGTGTGAACTAAACTTGTGCAAGTTCAAACTATTGGCCGGTGAAAGCCACGAAAAAcctaacatatttaaaattttgacaaCATGCTGAGATTCTGCTGCCACCGTCATCTCATGGTGACTAAAGGACACAAATACAAATAGTTCTCCAATATATAAAACCATGCATATTTACATATTTTCAAATCActtttacatgatttttttttatgaattgctAATTTGCCTGTTCCACTAAATATAATCTTATTAATACTAATatattgcagtaaaaaaattatattgtgatATTTCGAAATTAAACTTTCGCAGAAGTCAATTACACTCATATATTCACTCTTCTCTTATGCTTAGTTTGTTACAGCAGAATTTAAAgagtaaaaacaaatataaaaaacatcatgagacaaaaaaaggaaaaaatatttaattgttaaaaaaaattgggactCAAATACTTTTAAGATTacatattttcttattaataaccttgtttattattatgtaaaaaaaacctcttattattataataaaataatataaaagttatttaatataatatattttatttaaaattgccTTATCCTATCACCTAATATAGCATGCTGAATTACAAGCCTACGCACGAGTCAAGAATTTGGCATGATAACATCTTTAACGCATTAGCATATCGCATATCTTATTGGActacaataaatttattgttttcaccTCTAAAACGAGTgacaatttagaaaataaaaaattgccttacgatcacattttaaaaaagtatttaaaattataataaaatatgtacatatttaatatattataaaattattagaatttcaataataattacaactatatttttatcatctaaATCAAACATTGTCATTACTTTAATTGTATTTACCTATTAACTCCTTTATtcacaattatctttgtacTGCTTTTTTCGTTTTGGGTATCACTGGTACCCTTCAATAAAATGTGTTTCCTTTTgactaggaaaaaaaaaactccacaaTGCTCAAATATCTCATTGAATTTCTTACACACACAAATATAATtggatcataaaaaaaataatctaaaagcCATCATTACTCAAATTATTcttatatcttatttaattagCCATCAGGACATTATCTTCATAAAGAAAAGTTCATTTTAAACAATTACAATTTGCAACCTCAAATTTGGCACTTCCCACTAATGTCATATTAGCTAGTTACTAATACTAACaagaaaaaacatgaaataGCAATAACTCACTATAAGTTGGGTCTAATGATGGAGGATTTAGCAATAACTATACGAGATTTTAAGTTTGAATCTCGTTAttatcattctaaaattcatagAACaataagaaacaagaaaaattaatgtggttcttctattttcttacTTCCCCAAATTTAACTTTACCGGttgaagaaataattaaattaaaatattttagaatcaGTGAATCACTATCACAAAACCAAACTATTCCCATATTGCTGGCTTATCTCAATCCaaatccaaataataaaattacaaactTTTTCATGTCACGCAATAGATAAGATTAATCACAATTCTAACTCAATACTTATCATCGATTCTAATCCCTCAATCAAAGATatcatctattattttttattcaagtcAACAATGTTAACAATTATTTGTCCCGACTCAGAGTTTGTGAAATACAACACAAATAAAGTGACACTCGAGGGCAATTGATCCCAATTAATTGACACATGATTTTCATGTCTCATTTTAAATACTattaattagaataattatttcaaCTAAAGCTACGCCATTTGCAATGAAATAATGTAATGAAAACAAACTTTGTGTCACAGCTTTAACACGTCCTGTTAATTAGTGTTGAGTTTAACATGTGCGAATCAgtttaatttgaaaagaaatggcTAAATTCAAATCACATCACTCCGCAGCAATTTCAAACTTTTGAGTCAGCAAgagttaaaaactaaaaagaaactaATACTATATATAGCTAATAGCAACAAAACACTTTATCACAATTAATTCAAGGAACTTTGGAACAGAGCAGTTAAAATGGGTTGAAACTCACGAGCAAATCCAACTCTCACGGAGTTCAGTTGAGTTGTGTTGGActagaaaaaagttatattttccTGTTAGTTTGAAAATTAGACCTGATGCATCTATGATCCGGTCCACATGGAATTAAACCTATGGTGATTAGATTGGTTTACCTGGTccacttataaaaaaaacccaaCGACATATAATGATTATATAGACTATTTTGTGATCATGagatatttttatgataaattatttgGCTTGTTGAATTTATTATGGTTCTTTTTTggcttaaaaaaattgatttatttgaaaatagaatttttaaaataatgaaaagttaTAAGAAAATGCAATGCAATCacaaatgtatttaattttgagaatttatttttctaaaaaaaatgatttatgatttttttttctttttaatttaggtGGATCAACTCATGGTGGGTCAGTTTGCATATATATTTATCCACCAAGTTGGAGAGTTAAAATGGGTTGGACCCAATGCACCTTAGTGCTAGT belongs to Glycine soja cultivar W05 chromosome 5, ASM419377v2, whole genome shotgun sequence and includes:
- the LOC114412209 gene encoding phospholipase A1-Ibeta2, chloroplastic-like, giving the protein MMQISSTIPAHNLHMFQMRRASFRCRASPLNPTTTTTTITTTTSSSPQSMKPVTDSTRLHLSNLDKLLQKQSPTTQPNHKQQQELALATTIQSNITTTTTEKKGKNVLEGLNLARLWPDMKATEEMSPRHLNRLQRLLSKTAEYSPRNTLGSRWREYHGSHDWKGMLDPLDENLRREVVRYGEFVQAAYHSFHSNPAMSAEEPPPLPRHMVLPDRSYRVTKSLYATSSIGLPKLVDDVAPDLGWMTQRSSWIGYVAVCDDRREIARLGRRDIVISLRGTATCLEWAENMRAQLRNIDNSTTQEKPKVECGFLSLYKTRGTHVPSLKESVIEEVKRLMELYKGETLSITITGHSLGAALALLVADDVSMCSVHVPSVAVFSFGGPRVGNRAFGDKLAAQNVKVLRIVNSQDVITRVPGMFVSEELEKKLRTSKVGAGVLDMLDEYSHTGTELRVDTKMSPFLKPDADMACCHDLEAYLHLVDGFLASNSPFRANAKRSLARLMQDQGANVKKLYTSKAKTLSVNLERQGSFSISGCLPSPS